DNA sequence from the Lysinibacillus sp. OF-1 genome:
GAAAGGGTCTTCGATTTGAAGATCCTTTTTTCATGACAATCAAGCAATGTGATAACAATTCGGTTTTCTGATACGAATTTAACGTCCTCCTTAGTAGATTCAATTACACCTTTTATGCAACGCTGTAAATTTTTTTGTTCATACTCCGTTCATATTGTTGTCATAAGCAGTACACCTTCGTTGTATAAGCTATCCTTAACGGTTTATGAAAGTAGCCGGAATCCACATAGAGATAACGAAAGGGAGGTGTGGCACGAGAGCAATGGAGAAAACGGTGATCGCTTACCGTTCTATACTATCGTGCAAACATAATGAAAAAAATGATCATCATTTTAAGTAAATTAATAGCTGTTTTTGCTGTAGCCATCATACTTTTTTTAGCGATTGTTTTCCTAGTGAATATTGTCTGCTCTAAAATAGAGCAAGGAAAAATAGAAACTTATGGGCAGTCTGTAGCAGTGGACGGGAAAACGATGAATGTCTTCATTCAAGGAGAAGGCGAAGAAACCGTTGTGCTTTTACCTGGTTATGGAACAGCGGCACCAGCACTTGATTTTAAATTTCTAGTAGATGAATTATCTCCATTTTACAAAGTGGTTGTCATCGAGCCTTTTGGTTATGGGTTAAGTGATCTAATTGAAAAAGAACGTAGCACAGAGAATATTGTTAGTGAAATACATGAAGCTTTACAGCGTCTTCATATTGAACGTTATATTCTGATGGGACACTCCATTTCAGGCCTTTACGGATTGGATTATGTGAACAAATATCCAGAAGAGGTGAGTGCATTTGTCGGGCTTGATAGCAGTGTTCCAACGATAAGCGAGAAAAAGATTGATTCTTCTATAATAAGAACTATAAAACTACTTAAAAAATCGGGTTTAGCGAGATTGCAAGTAAAGCTAGGGGATGACCCATACGCCGTACTACCATATGATGATAAAACAAAAGAACAATTGAGAATTCTTAAACACAAAAACATGTATAACCCAAGCCAGTTAAATGAAGCTGAAATGATGTATGAAAATTTTAAAGCAGCTGAAAATAGATCCTTCCCAAAAAATCTCCCTGTGATTTTCTTTATACAAGAAAATCATCCAGTAACTGACAGATGGATACCAGAGCATAAAAAACAAATAGAAGATTCTATAAATGGGAAAGTGATGACATTTGAAGGGGATCATTATTTATATCGTACCAAAGCAAAAGAAATCGTTGAAGGCTTCAGAGAATTTATGAAGGAAGTACAGTGAAGGTACTGAGAAAGATCCTTTATTTTATCTTATATTAATGGTCAGTAAGCGCCTATCTCGATTGGGGAAATTAGGGTGAGCCAACTAAGTGCCTCCGATCAAGTGTAATATATTTGTTGTAGTTAATTATTTTGTGCGTATGAACAGCCAGTATCTATTTTGAAGCCAATTAAATAAAGTTCTTGAAATGAATAACCAGGCGCTCATATGAGTACCTGGCCTTTTTTATGCAGTATTAGAAGTGTTCAAAAAGGTTCTGAAAGGCGTAACGATAACGCTGAAACCATCATCAGGCGGCTCATGGCAAAAATCATGGGGAACAGCTCTGTAATGACATAAATAGCGCTAACCAACTACTTACTTAATAGAGTATGGGTTTACTTTTATACTGTATCTAGTACAACTTGATTATGTTTAGATCTCTGAACGGAAGTTGTTACCTAGCTTGCTTCCCAGACCAAAATAATGCCGAAAATTATAAATAAGTGGGCTCCATTTATTTGGATCAATATGATTTTCTTCAATAATAATTTCCTCATGAGCATGTACATGTATCGTTTGTGTCTCAACAATTGCAAAAGTAGGAGAATAATCTGGGATACGAATATGTTTTACCTTTGCCTCGATTTGAATGGGACACTCCATAATCCGAGTAGGAATGACCGTTGTAGAATTAATAGGTGTGAATCCACAAATATCAAATTTCTCTTTTCTATATGTAAAACCAATTTGTTTCTTAAAATCTGGAACTGTTTTTTTTCCTGTGTAAGGAGCTAACTGCTCCACATTTTCCCATAGAGAGGGGTCAGGAATATTAATGACACATTCAGGATGTCGTTCTAAATTTTCTATTGCTTTTCCACCAAGGCCAATACCTAAGACAATACAGTCTCCTAATGCCCAAGAAGATGACAAAGGGCTAATATTCACTGTTCCATCCTCATTTAATGTACTCAGTAAAATTACAGGAAATCCATAATATAAAATTTTAGGATTTATCATTTTTGTATTTGGTATTTGCTTTATTATTGTCATTTTAAGTTCCTCCTACTAAATATTTTCGCTGTCATAACTCATTGTAAAATATAAAGATTTCGATAAGCATCGAAGTGTTGATTACAAAATAATTACTTCAACAAAAGAATATGGAGGAAAGGTAAAGTTTAAAGTTCTTCATTTCGTCTCCTTGATATTTCTAAATTTTTTATGCCAATTTCCTTGACTTCATAAGAAAAATATGGAAATATATAAATAAACCGTTGGTCGGTTTATTTATAGGAGGTTTATGATGGCAAGGACAAATAAAAACTATGAACATAAAAAAAACGACATTTTAATTCGAATTTGGGAGGTTCTTCTGCAATATGGTTATGAAAAAATGACACTTCCGATAATCATAAAGGAATTGGGCATATCAAGAGGAGCCTTTTATCATTATTTTCAGTCAAAAGAAGAATGTGTAGATGAAGCTGTTAAATTGTTTGTTGAAAATGCGGTAGTGGAAATAAAGACGATGGATAATAAGACATTATCCGCAGATGTAAGACTTAAAATGGCAGTTCAAAATAGTATTTCTCTTTTTCATCAAAATAAAGAGCAAGATCGAATGATGAATCAACCTGAAAATGCTGTATTCCATCAAAAACTGATGATAGGTCTAACTAAATATCTTGCTCCGTATTTTGCAGAAATCATTGAACAGGGAGTGGAGGAAAAAATTTTTTACACAAATTATCCCTTAGAAATAGCTGAAATGTTATTGACACTATCAAATTTTTATTTAGATAAAGATTTATTTCATTGGGATCCAGAAACCATTCCATATAAAATAACAGCCTATGAAGAATTGATCAATAAAGGTTTAGGAACAACTGATAATATTGGCTTTTTTACTAACTAAAAAGGAGATTGGTAAATGGAAGCTGTTTTAAAATTACAAAATATAAGCAAAAAATTTAATGATTTTGATACAGTTTTACAAGAAATTAACCTTTCATTTTTTGCCCATACGTTTAATGTGATACTCGGACAAAGTGGTTGTGGGAAATCAACACTCATCAATATCATGTCAGGACTAATGAAGCCAACAAGAGGAAATGTTTATTATAAAGATTTAGATATTTCTCATGCGGAACAAAAAGAGATGATTCAATTCAGACGCTATAATTTCAGTAATATTTTCCAAGACTATTTACTATTGTCGGAATTAACGGTACGGGAGAATATTGAATTAGGGAAAACAGGGAATGCTCAAGATTTAGAATTCCGTGAACTTATAGCAAGGCTAGGGATCGAAACATTAGCAGATCGATTTCCCAATGAATTATCTGGTGGTCAGCAACAACGAGTTTCTATCGCACGTGCAATGATTAAAAATCCTGAAATTTTGTTTTGTGATGAAGCAACAGGAGCATTGGATGAGCATAACAGCAAACAAGTTGTGGACTATTTAAAGGAATTAAATAAAACCTATGGTACACTCATTATTTTTTCTACACATAACCTCAAAATTTCCACAGTTGCAGACCGTATTATTGTCATGAAGGACGGTCTTATTGAGGACGATTATTTAAATACTTCTCCACGGAGATTCTATAATGAGTAGTGTGTTTAAACAAATTTTCAAGAGTTTACTATGTGAAAAAGCGACTATGTCTGTGTTATTTTTTCTGAGCTGTTTAGGCTCATTTATGTACTTTTTTGTTCAAGTATCTATAGATGGGAATCTAAAACATTTGGCTTACAATAAAGCAAATGGGATATTAATTAATAGCTCGCAAAAAGAGCTATTGATTGCATTGCATTCTAATCAAATTTTAGCAGCTACTTTTTTAATCATTTTTTCTGTAATTGCAGCCTTTGCATTTTATATGTTTTTTTTAAAATATTACCGTAATCATCTGAAAGAAATTGGTTGCTATAAGGCTTTCGGATGTTCAAATAAACAAATAATCGCAGTTATGTTTTTCATTAATAGTAGTCTTTCTTTTATTGCCTTTATAGTAGGCTTTATATTGGGATGGATTTGCTCAGATGTATTATTACAATTATATCGTTCATCTTTTGATATTGAATCACTTCAAAAGGGAATTTTCCCTTCAAATTTAGCAATAGGTTTCCTATTTATTGTTGTATTATCGGGAATCATGGCAATAGTGCCATACTATAAGTTTTTAAAATTTGATATTTCCTCATTATTATGTAATTTCCCTGAAGAACACCAAAATAAATGGATAGTTTTCATTAGCAATAAACTATCCAATGCAGTTCCAATCAAATATCGGCGCTCATTTCGCATAGCTTTACGTAAGCCATTAGCAGTGTCTTTACTATTCCTGTCAGTAGGCTGTTTTACAGTTTTATGGATTATGAGCATGTCACTTCATTTCAGCAGTCAATATATTTATGAAACCCAGACACTTGGTAGGTCCTATAAATATGATATTCAGTTTGAAAATTATCAGCCGTATCATCCACTAGAAGAAGATAGTACTTTCTATTTAAGAAGTAATGTGAAGATTTCATGGAAAGGAAATGAAATTAATCAACAAGCAATAGGATTTCATAAAAAACCAAATTTGTTTCAATTTTATACATTAGATCACAAGGCGCTTTTCTTACCTAAAGAAAAAGAGGTGTATATAAATGAAGCTTTATCTGAACTCTATGGAATACGACAAAATGATTATATTGAAGTAAATATTAAACATAAAATCTATAAACTAAAAGTTGCTGCTATTGTGGGAAATGCAGAGAATAAGACTATTTATCTTTCAGAACCGCAATTAGCAAGTATGTTATCCATAAAAGAGTCAAGCTATAACGGAATACTTTCAAACACTGTTCCTAAACAGTATGAGAATAAATCAATAATAACAGAAAAGGAACGTTTAGCTTATTTACAAAAAAATAATGTTTCAAATAAAATAAGTGCAGTGATAAATCAACTATTAGGATGTATGATTGGCTGTTTGCTTCTTTATCTTGTCATACTGCTAAATTTTCAAGATTGCACAAGAAATATTCTTATTTTAAATATGTTAGGGTATTCTGCAAAGTCCATTAACAAAATGTTAATCAGTATTTATAAACCTCTTTTAAATGTGGCATTTATCATTATGGTTTCATTAAGTGTTATAGTTTGTCAGTTCATACAAAAAAGCCTCTCGATAAAAACGGGTGATTATATACCGTTTCAAACGAATTTGTTTATAATTGGCGGTATATGGTTGTTGCTAAATCTACTTTATCATCTTATCCACTGTAGATTTAATAATAAAATTGAAAAAATTCAAAATGCAGAACAGACTAAAAAATACATCCTTTAACACCAACATAAGTAAAATGATGTGACTATTAAGGAGATAGCAAACGAAGATGTTTTGAATGTAAAGAAATGCACCTCAAGGAACAGTGCATGGTAGTTGAAGATGCTGTTTGTTTTATCTTTCGTACGAGGGAAACTAAGGAATACAACATTAATTTTATGAACAGGGTAAATCATATTACTATATGAATAACTTCTTCTACTGGTAGAAATCTAAAGAGAATTCAATCACCATTTGATTATGAACGGTGGGGATTATTTAATGCTTATACAGTAAGCGATTTCGAAAGAATGGATGACAGAAATGAGCGAACTAACTGTATCATCTTTGTTTAAATGTGAGCATTCACCATATCCTAAGGGGTGCTTGAAAAGATGTATAAAATAGTGGTTGTAAAGTACAATAAGATGGGATACTCATAAGCTAAATTTCATTACGTGAGTTATCTACTATTTTCTTCATTCAATATAATTCTGTCTCTCTAATTTAGAAGGGTTAAATACGATGTTTAAAAATAAAAGGATTACATTAAAAACGAAAATACTAGGGTTAATTAGTTCCCTTATACTTCTCATTATTACGCTGCTTGCAAGTGTCTTTGCTTATTTACAAGCAGTAGATACTAGAAATCAAGTAGAACAATTAGCATTACAAGCGGCAAAATCGATTTCACTTATGCCTGAATTAAGAGATGCAATTGAACAAGAGGACTTAGAAACTCAATTTCGTCCTATCGCTGAGCAAGTGATAGATCAGGTAAACGCAGCAAATATTATCATTGAAAATCGTGATAAGATCATTTATTCTCATGTAGAAAATGATATTGAGGAAAGTGGTTTAGATGATACCAATGATCTAGCACTGCTATTTGGAGGCTCAAATATTTTTGAAGTTGAGCGAAGCAGTGGCTCCGTTATTATTGGGAAAGTGCCAATAATGGCCGACTATGGTGATTTCCAGCGCATAATTGGAGTCGTTTCGGTAGAGTTTTTGGAAACAGACATTTATCGAAATATTATTAGTAGAATTAAGACCATTGTCATTGCCTCTATTGTGATACTAATGCTCGGTATCATAGGTGGTATTTTTCTAACAAAAAGTATTAGAAAGGATACCTTAGGTTTAGAACCACACGAGATTTCATCGCTATACCTAGAAAGAAGCGCAATTCTTTTGTCTATTAAAGAAGGAATTCTTGCGATTGATCAAAATGGATTGTTAACATTAATCAATCATTCGGCTAAGAAAATGATGAATCTTAATGAAGAAAGATTAATTGGTCAGCATATCAATGACGTTCTAAAGAATTCAAAAATTGAAGAGGTTTTGCAAACAGGAAAAATGATGCACAATGTTGAGATTCTCTTGAATGATATCGTTTTTATCTTTAACGTTATTCCTATTATAAAAAACAATCAAATTATGGGGGCTGTATCTAGTTTCCGTGATAAGACTGAATTAAAGAATTTAATCAATACTATATCAGAGGTTAGGGCTTATTCAGAAGGCTTACGAGCGCAAACCCACGAATACACCAATAAATTATATTTAATATCTGGTTTGCTCCAATTAGAACGATATAAGGATGCTTTTGATTTTATTCAAAAGGAGTCAATCACCTATCAACATAGAAATCAAATATTATTTAATCAAATTCATGATGCTAATGTGCAAGCAATTTTGTTAGGGAAACTAGGGAAAGCTTCTGAAAAGAAAATAACATTAGAAATTGATCCTGATAGTCATGTCGATCCTTTGCCAAGCAATATTGAGGTAACAGATATTATTACAATTATCGGAAATCTCATTGATAATGCCTTTGATGCGGTCGCTAATCAACAAAGTAAGAAGGTATTGTTTTCAATTACTGGCTTTGGTAATGACATCATAATAGAAGTAACAGACAACGGAAAAGGGCTGTCTGAGGAACAAATAGATACCATATTCACTTTGGGCTATTCTTCTAAAGGGGAGAATAGGGGGTATGGCTTATTCAATGTTAAACGAATTGTGGAGTCATTAAGGGGCACAATTGAAGTGCATAATGATAAGAGTGGAGGAGCCATTTTTACAGTATACCTGCCAAAAAGGGCTTTCATATGAGGAGAGAAGTAAAGTGATAAAAGTTGTGATTGCAGAGGATGACTTTCGAATTGCACAAATACAAGAGGGATTTTTGAAGAGAGTATCTGATGTAAGCTTGGTTGGGAAGGCGTTAAATGCTAAAGAAACATTGAACCTGCTTGAGCAAGAAGAAGTTGATTTACTTCTATTAGATATTTATATGCCCGATGAGCTTGGAACTGATTTACTTCAGAAAATAAGGGGAGACTATCCAAATGTAGATATTATTATGGTTACGGCAGCAACTGAAAAAGCTATGCTAGAAAAGGCTATGCGTTTTGGCGTTTTCCACTATCTTTTAAAGCCGGTAACAATGGAAAAGTTTATTGAAATCATCGAGGAATATAAAAGGAAAAAAGAGCTCTTTAATAGTAGGGATGAAATCGATCAGTCAATTATTGATAGTTTCTTTGGCACTTCTGTCCAAACTGTGATGAATCAAAAGGACCTTCCTTCAGGGGTGGATCGTTTAACCTTGCAAAAAGTCAAAGAAATAATGTTTGAGCTTAAAGGTGGCGTTTCAATTGAGGAAATGGGGGAAAAGATGGGGGCATCTAGAACAACGGCAAGAAGATACCTAGAGTATTTGGTTTCAATCAACGTCTGTACAGCTAAACATGATTATGGAATTGTCGGAAGACCTGAAAGGAAGTATTACCTAATATGACAAAACACTGTAAATTTATGATAAAGGTCTAACGAATGAAGAAGAAACAACTCATGTTATTCCTACTGTTCATGATAATTCTCTTTACTTGCTCTACAAATGAATTTAAAATCGAGGAACCAATCACAAAAGAGGTAACGATTATTGCACCTAGCTCAATTGGTGGGGGATGGGATGTAACAGCTAGGGCTATGCAAGATATATTGATAAGTGAAAATTTGATGAATCAGAATATTTCTGTTATTAATAAAGTCGGTGTTGGCGGGGAATTAGGCTGGAAATATACAAAGGATCAAACAGATTCAGTAATAGCCATTAATTCAAGTCTACTTATCACTAATTATTTATTGGGTCAAAGTAAATTAACGTATAAAGACTTTACACCAATTGCCACCTTAGCGACTGAATGGGAAGTTACCATTGTTTCAAAAGGTTCGAAAATATCCAGTGCTAAACAGTTAATGGACGATCTCAAGAAAGATCCGCATGCTTATAAAATCGGTGTTTCCCCAAGGCTTGGAAATGATGATCAACTTTCCTTTGTATTAGCTAGTCAACAGGTTGGGCTGAAAACGGAACAGCTCGACTTTTATGTTTATGAAAATAGTGAACAAGTGGTGGAGGCATTATTAAAAAAACAAATCGATGTTGCCACGATGTCTTTATCAGAGGCGAAAAAATATGCTGAATCAAATCAAATAAAATTACTAGTGATTTCTTCTGAAAAAAGATTAAAGGAGTTACCAGAGGTTCCGACATGGGCTGAGCAAGGAATTGATTTAGTTTTTGAACATTGGCGTGGAGTGATGGGGCCTCCGAACATGTCAAATGCTGAAATTGAATTTTGGGATGCAACAATCGAAAAAATGGTGAAGACTGAGAAATGGAAGAAAACGCTTCAAATGTATATGTGGAATGATTTTTATAAAAATAGAAGAGAAACGATTATTTTTCTAGAAAATCAAAGTAGGATGTATGAACAATTAATGGGTATTCATATGGATTCGTAAATAAAGGGGCCGCTACATCTTAAAAGTAGCGGTCCCTTGTACTTAGTACTAGCTTAATGATAAGCCGATAGGAATACACAGTGGTGTTTGATCAACAGGATTTTCAATAATACAGCAATCAAGTCCAAATGCTTCTCTAATCATGCTTTTGGTAAATACTTTTTCAGGCGGCCCCTCTTGAAAAATTTTTCCTTTAACAATGCTAATAAGGTGGTCAGCATATTGTGCTGCCTGATTTAAATCATGTAAAACCATAACAATTGTTCGACCATGAGTTACGTTTAAATTGCGTAACAATTCTAGTATTTCAATTTGATGAGCCAAATCTAAATAGGTTGTTGGTTCATCTAATAATAAAAGATCTGTGTCTTGTGCTAAAGCCATTGAAATCCAAGCCCTTTGCCTTTGCCCTCCAGATAGCTCATCCAATGTACGATCTACAAAATCGGTCATTTTGGTGGCCATTAACGCACGGTTTACAATCGCATCATCTTCCAGCGTTTGTCTAGACAATAAACCTTTATGTGGATGTCTACCATAATAACAAAGATCTTTAACAGTTATATCTTCCGGAGCTTCTGGACCTTGAGGTAAAATAGCCAATTTCTTTGCAATTTCTTTAGAAGATTGCTGATGAATGGCTTTTCCATCTAAATAGACTATTCCTTCTTGAGGTGTTAATAATCTAGCTAAGGAGCGCAAAATAGTTGATTTGCCGCAACCATTCGACCCAATAATAACACTAATCTTACCTTCAGGAATGACTAAATTTATATCATCAAGGATTTGAGTTGATCCATAGGACAGTGAAAGATGCTCGGCTGATAATGTTGTCATAAATGTTCACCTTTCTTATGCTTTTTTTCGTTCAGCACGTAATAAATATAAAAAATATGGTGCACCAATCACTGCTGTAATGATACCAGCAGGTATTTCTATTGGAGGAAATAGACCTCTACCTAGGCTATCAGCGACTAAGAGAAGGATAGCACCGAAGAGCGCAGAAGCAGGAAGTAAAACGTTAAATTTAGATCCTACAATTCTTCTGGCAATATGAGGAGCGATTAAACCAATAAATCCGATAGAACCTACTGTGGCAACACATACGCCAATTAAAATAACGGAAACGCTTAGTAAAATATATCGCAAAAATTTTGAGCGTTCTCCAAGACCTGTAGCTATATCATCACCAAGGCTCAAAATATCTAATTTAGCAGTTAATCCAAATAGTATTGGGATAAGAATGAGGCATGGCAGCAAAAGATACACTTGGTCCCATCCTCTTGCCCAAAGACTTCCAGTCAACCATAAAAGAGTCATGCTTACATCATCTGGAAACTTAATCATTAAATATTCTATCCCTGCTTGACATATTGCTCCTAAAGCTATTCCCACTAAAGCCAACGTATTTGGCTGAGCACCTTTTTTATAAACAAACAGCATTAGAATGGCAGCAATGATAGCTGCTCCAATAAAAGCTGAAAGGGGAAGAAAAATAATAGGTGACGTTGGGAATAGAACAATGATGATAACGGCTGCTAAACCAGCCCCTTTCGTAACGCCGATTACATCTGGAGAGGCTAATGGATTACGGAGAATTCCTTGCAAAATTGCTCCAGCTGTTGCTAGTCCAGCTCCTACGATGATAGCGATTATAATACGGGGAATACGATAATTGTTTAGTATAAATCTTTGACTTTGTGTTCCTTCCCCAATTAAATTGTGAATGATTTCTGATGGTGTAATGTAAATAGCTCCTAAACCTAGACTTACTATTGATAAAATGAAGATGATGATTAAAAGCACAGGGAGAATAAGCTTAGGATGAAAATATTGTTTTTGCCTAAACTGTTGTCTATTATTCATTGTTTAATATGCCTTCCTTTCCTTGCTAAATAAAGGAAGAATGGTGCCCCAATGATTGCTGTAACTATTCCAACTGGCGATTCAAAAGGGTAAGCGATAAATCGAGCGAGAATATCTGCGTAAACTAAAAGTATAGCCCCAAAAAGTGCAGAGAATGGAATGATTCTTTGATAATCTCCTCCTAGCACTCTCCTAACAATATGAGGAACAATTAATCCTACAAAGCCTATTGGACCTGCGACAGCTACAGAAGAGCCAGCCAAAATAATGACCAGTATGCCAGCTAGAATACGGATGCGATTTACTTGTTGTCCGAGACCTTGGGCAGTGCTTTCTCCTAGGACAAGTATAGAAATAGATCGAGAAAGTAATAAGGCAATGAATAGCCCAGAAATAGACCATGGAAGAATGATCATAATATGTGTCCATGATTTTCCATTAATTGACCCCACTAGCCAATACAGAACATCCTTTGCCTGCTCACTAAAAATAATGATTCCTTGAGTTAAAGAGGACAAAAGAAAATGTACGGCCATTCCGGCTAACGCCAGTTTTACATGAGTCATTCCCCCTCCGGAAGCAAAGGAATAGACTGTTATTCCTCCTATTGCTGCCCCGATAAAAGCAGAGAAAACAAGCGATGGGGAAGAGAGAGAAGGAAAGAGGGCGAAAGCAGTGACAATAAACAATGAAGCACCTGCATTCACACCAAATACTTGTGGGGAAGCTAATGAATTTCGAGTAATCGCCTGCATAAGAGCACCTGCTACGGCTAAATTAGCACCAACTAATGCTCCGATGATAGCTCGGGGCAATCG
Encoded proteins:
- a CDS encoding FecCD family ABC transporter permease; the protein is MESIVKGKVKIYSTAITAIVLLILGIIISVSVGVADVDLLMVLKSFFETNPSKDQLIIQTLRLPRAIIGALVGANLAVAGALMQAITRNSLASPQVFGVNAGASLFIVTAFALFPSLSSPSLVFSAFIGAAIGGITVYSFASGGGMTHVKLALAGMAVHFLLSSLTQGIIIFSEQAKDVLYWLVGSINGKSWTHIMIILPWSISGLFIALLLSRSISILVLGESTAQGLGQQVNRIRILAGILVIILAGSSVAVAGPIGFVGLIVPHIVRRVLGGDYQRIIPFSALFGAILLVYADILARFIAYPFESPVGIVTAIIGAPFFLYLARKGRHIKQ